tatttatatattatacatttctGCAGGGGTTCTATTAATTCAGTATAGCCccaaaacacatgaatgaaGCAGCTATTAATCTGCTGTAGATGAACAGAGCGCACGGTCTCGGTACATGGAAGATGCCACAGTCAACATTTGCCATAGTGCATTCACATGgaagaaaaacactaaaaatgaaGAGTGACTGTGCAGTCAGACTTAGTAAGCATTTTCTTTGAAGCTGAGTTTATTTTGACAGCCAGTGATGAGGCGGGTGGCATTGATGCGTAGATTAGATGCACCGATAATGGCAAAGATGAATGTTTGGATATgttaaaggtttttttcttccctgttgTTCTTTATGATCATGATGTGTTTCTTGTTAACTTCTGTCCCTCAGATAGAGAAGGACTTGTTACGGACTATGCCAACCAATGCGTGTTTCAGTAGTATGACAAGTGTTGGAGTGCCAAGGCTGAGACGAGTACTAAGGGCTCTGGCGTGGCTCTACCCAGACATTGGGTACTGTCAGGGCACTGGCATGGTGAGagcacatacatacagaacCTGTTGTCACCACAAACAACTGTTCTACATCAGGCAGCTGGCTCAacacacatgcgcgcgcacacacacacacacacacacacacacacacacacacacacacacacacacacacacacacacacacacacttgaagtAACATCTTCATCAGATTTACCGTACCTCATCCTTGTGCTTCGCTCCTGTCCTCTAAGCTTTTCCATCCTCACCTCTCCCCTTTTCATTGTCTCTTCCCCACACCTATGTCTCGATCCCCCCCTCAGGTGGTTTCCTGTCTGTTGCTCTTCcttgaggaggaggatgtgctGTGGATGATGTGTGCCCTGATCGAAGacctccttcctccatcctaCTTCTCCTCCACTCTGCTGGGCGTCCAAACGGACCAGAGGGTTCTCCGACAACTCATTGTTCAGTACCTGCCAGCCCTCGACCGCCTCCTGCAGGAGCATGACATAGGTAAGGGTGGATAGGAGAGATGGTAAGATTGTTATGCATTGGGTCTGAGATGCAACATGGGCATTTGGTTAACATTAGAGTACCACCTTTCAGTCTTCTACTGTGTATTTACACATGGGAgaattgttgttttcatcttgGTGTGTCGAATGCAtatagtatacagtatgtaaccCCCTCCTTCTCATACATCCAGAGTTGTCGCTGATCACACTGCATTGGTTTCTGACATCATTTGCGAGTGTGGTGGACATCCGTCTCCTCCTTAGGATCTGGGACCTGCTCTTCTACCAGGGCTCATTAGTGCTCTTCCAGGTCACACTGGGCATGCTCAAGATCAAGGTATTTGCACTACTCCACCTATTTTCTGAGTCAGTTAAATGCACAGATCGTTCATTTCCTTACCGCAATTATGGTGATACATTCTATATGTTCAAAGGTCATGTCACAGCAATTCATGCCAACAGACATTATAGTCTACTATAGCTAGAAGCCATCCCTCAACAACTATCGGCAAAAACTGCATATGCTCAGTAATATGCTCAGTAATGAGAAAGTGAAATTTACTCCCCGGTCCCAGGAGGAAGAGCTTGTATCATCAGAGAACTCTGCGTCCATTTTTAACACTCTGTCGGACTTGCCAAGCCAGCTGAGAGATGGACCTGCCGTTCTCGGGGAGGCTATGAGGCTAGCAGGGACATTGTCCCAGGAAACGCTGGAAGCCCACCGACACAAGCACCTAGCTTACATTCTAAATGAACAGACACAGCTCAACAATGGAAACAACACAACACTCAACACCAACCTCAACAAGGTCAGTCATTGTAGTGTTTGCAAAAGTAATGTGCTGGAAATGATTCTTGTCAGAGACTAAACAAGCAATGTCAAGTTTGTGTTTAGCTGCGCAAAACGAGAATCGCATGTGTTATGGAATAAATTGTGAGtccattctttttttccaattaaaagAGAAATGTATTCCGCATTTGTATATGCCCAGGTGGTGAGGAGACAATCCCTGCGCAGGAAGTCCACACTGAGCTCCCTGCTGTTTGGGGAGGATGAGGCGGAGGCCCTGAAATCCAAGAACATTAAGCAGACAGAGCTGGTGGCAGCACTGCGAGAGGCCATAGCCCGCACTGCAGAACACTTCCACTGTCTGGACCCACGTCACTGCAGCACTGTGAGttgacacactgcagcacagaaaccGTGTGGTTTATGTCCTGTTGTGGACTATGAACTAACAAAAATAACAAGAGCATTAAGGGAGGCGTCCATTAATTTCCTGGAATTTCAGACTAAATGGTTTATTCCTAAATTTGGTATTGTTATACCACCATACTGTAACATTCAGTATGGATACCTCCATccattttggtttcattttgacCTTGACTTCTCCCACCTTGGCCCTGTAGGACCTGACTCCGGACTACTCCATGGAGAGCCACCAGCGAGATCACGAAAACTTTCTTGTGGTGTCTCGTAACCGACGGAGACGCGCAAAGGCTTTGCTAGACTTTGAACGACACGACGATGATGAACTGGGCTTTAGGAAGAATGATATCATCACTGTGAGTAATAActtgcacagagacacacagaagcAAAACGCTGCTTCTTGACATTTCCTAACACGTACAAACACTTTACATACCCCCTTACCTCTGATTGTAATCACTGTATTTTTATCTTTGTGCTTCAGATCATCTCACAGAAGGACGAACACTGTTGGGTTGGAGAGCTTAATGGCCTTAGAGGTGTGCGCTTTTCTTACACATCAACACCCACTGTTACCCTCTCGATGAATGATTTGTCTATCATCTCTCTTAGAGCTCATTTGACATACATTTTCTGTGGCTCTTTGTGACAGGTTGGTTTCCAGCTAAGTTTGTGGAGGTCCTAGATGAAAGAAGCAAAGAGGTATGGAAGCAGTTTATTACCAGCTTAATAGAAACTTGATTTGCCCAGCAAATGTCCTTACGATGTTTTTATCGTTGTTTCCTCAAAGTCTCCTGATTACTAATGTGCAGTGTCCTAATCAGTAAttggtgcttttgtttgtgtcccCAGTATTCATTAGCAGGTGATGACTCTGTGACAGAGGCAGTGACAGACCTGGCCAGGGGCACACTGTGTCCGGCCCTAAAGGCCATCTTTCAGCATGGTCTCAAGAAACCATCTATACTGGGAGGGCCTTGCCACCCGTGGTTATTCATAGAAGAGGTTAgagagctttttaaaaaaaaatccaaatggCACCACGTTGCTCACAGTTTTACAAGTTCGCCATTGGCCTTCATCCTTCTTTGTCTTCTGGTTTTCTTTCAGGCGGCTAgtagagaggtagagagagactTCAACTCTGTCTACTCCAGACTGGTGCTGTGTAAAACCTACAGGTAAGccactttgttttcatttgttttgtcaatTTATCTGATTACATTATCATTTAACGTGTGTGTGGGGGAATTGTAAtcctttaaagtaaaaatgcaTGAATTTAACATGTAAGTGTTTGGACTCCCCATGTAGTACTTGATGCATTTGCCCTCTATTTGCAATAGCTTCCCCAGTCCTAATCTCTGTATGTTCAAGAAGGTGTcaataagtaaaacaaaatttgggaaaggaaacataaataaagtgtttcCTGTCAGTAAGAACCTAAATGTTAGAaatgtgatggtgtgtgtgttggcagaggaaaaagaaatccAGTTTTAATGTATTCACTAGTGTTATAACTCAACAGCTCTTTGTCTTCTGATATTTACCAGGTTAGATGAAGATGGGAAAGTACTAAcaccagaggagctgctgtacAGAGTAAGTAACATTTAATCAATatgctataaaaaaaactaattgaattaaatttatTTGTGCAGCATGAGAATTATAAAGTCAAATATTTTCAATCATTCTTTGCGACCTAGCCGTATCTGTAAATCCTACCTGATGGAGTGAATGTGAGTAGGAAGTGCATGAGCTCCCTCTGTCTGATCTTCACAGGCAGTGCAGTCAGTCAACATGAGTCATGACTCGGCACACGCTCAAATGGATGTCAAGTTTAGGTCTCTTGTCTGTGTCGGCCTCAAGTGAGTTTTCAAGACTGatgtacataaacacatacacagaactGAAATGACCACGGTCACTGTATACACGGTATTATGACCATCATGTGTCCATCCAAACAGTGAGCAGGTGCTGCACCTATGGTTGGAGGTGTTGTGTTCCAGCATGGCTGCCGTAGAAAAATGGTATCATCCTTGGTCATTCCTTCGCAGTCCTGGATGGGTACAGATCAAGTGTGAGCTCAggtaagaaaacatttaaacactACAGCCTGTCTCAATTCAATCTGTCTGAGGTTTAGAGAACATTAAAATTTCAGTTAGAGCTTTCAAAGTGATCGACTTTGGAAACTTCCGGCAAACAAATCGGGAATGGTTGAATAGGCTAAGCTGACACATTATCTgactaataaaagaaataatgacCATTCTACTGTTGATGTCTCCCTAGGGTCCTATCAAGGTTCGCCTTCAGTCTCTCCCAAGATTGTGAGCTGCCTGACAAGAAAGAGGTGAGCCGAGGAGACTGTCACAGCATCCCCATCTAGTGCCGTAGTAGTCTAGTCGTACTATACAAAGGCGACATTATTATTAAGGGGAGAACAACTGTATGACTTTATGCTGTTTCAGAAAGCCGCTATACAGAAAGCAGAAGTTATGGATGTGCTGGTTCAGCATCACCTCTTTAGTTGGGATCTCTAGGTAACATATCATACATGAGACTCTAGATGCTTTAGTATAGTCATTAGTCACTAGTTTACTTATCTGCTGATTTAAGATTGTTACCCCATCACACCCCAACACCCTATCAAGTTTCTTGTGCCCATTCAGTATTTTTACTGCCTTTGAGTCTCTCTAGTTACAATTGCTTATCACCATTTATCAGCTCTTCAGTGGAGGCAGTGGTGTCAGACACACTATGGCAAAAACCCATTGCTCTCTGTAGTATTCAGCCTGTAAATCACCTCTGGCCAGACTTCAGTCAGCGGTGTCATTAAGTGTTTTTTGCATCagctgtcaaaaacaaaatgcattcatAAAAACTGCTGATTGGTGTTTGGTCAGAAGTCAAATCTGATTGAACTTCCCTCTCTGGTGTAGTGTTGATTTTGTCTTTAGTTAAAAGCTTGGCATATTCCTGTCTTTTCCAGGAGAAGGAGCAGAAACCACTGAAAGAGGGAGTGCAGGATATGTTGGTGAAACATCACCTCTTCAGCTGGGACATCGATGGCTAAGCACACAGCAAAAAGCGACTGAATCCTATCCTGTCCTGCGTATCTTCGTATATTTGATGTGTCTTCACCTGTTTCTTAAAGACTGTCGATCATAAATTAGACACAGTTGTGTGCTACAGTAAGTGACTACTTTACAGACTCTATCTGTCACATCACCTTTCAGCACTGGACAAAGGTGATACATTCATAATTACTCTGAGAATCTCCTTTATGGCATCATAAAAATCAGCCAGTTTGTACATGCTGAAGCATGTGTGCATTAAGGTGCatactttattttaattcagACCCAGTGTAGGAGGTTGCACTATGTGGTGAAAACTACATATATACAAGTAAAACACTCCTGTTGCACAGAGTAGTCTTTCTCTATGGGACTTGAGCACTCGGCGTGTCCTAACAGTAGGGATTTCTTCAGTACTCACTGCTCTAGCGACTCAGCTTTTCTGAGCTGACTGAGTGCAGTTTTGGAGTGAGACCTACAGCCCATTCTCTTGGACTGGTTGTGTGtcaaaaaaaatacagcagcatatCATCACCATTACCCTGTAAATTCTCAAATATTAagaccaaaaacagaacattCCTAAACATGGAGCTGTAAAGTTACAAATTATTTTTCAGAGGAATGCTACTTACCTCAATATCATGaattccacaaaaaaaaatctcaataaACACTAATGTTGCACATGCCAAGTACAGCCTTTTCAAAACGTAATACAAGACTATGGGTATGTGTGCTACCCGAATAGTGGTAGTGAACAGTCTGCACTTGTATGACATAATGTAAATTAACCAGATATACTTTTTGTGTTACAATCTACAGTAAATAAATGTTACATAtaatttgtaatgttttttttttgtatataaagtAAACATCTGTTGCTTGTGACTAAATGTTGCCTTGCAAGTAAAAGCAATTCAGCGTAGGACTTCATTCTTGGCTGGCACACTGATTTCCGAACTGACCTTTATCCTGTCTTAAAGCTGCACATACGTTAGAAAACAGAGAGTTGTATGTTATTGTATGTTTCTGTTGGAGGAAGCCTGGAAGTGGGGACCCTGAATGTTGATATGTTAACACAACTGaattattttgagttttttctGATGCacaggaaactttttttttaacaagtttACTTGTTACATTTTTGGAAGGTTCTAGATACTTTGCTGATAGCAAAAATTAGGTTGCATTGGTTGTTATTCCTCCCAGGCTAATTAGATCTTTCAGGTGCTTAAAATTGTCGTCTATTTTCAGTTGAGAATTTTGTTGACTTATATTGTTAGCTGTAACTTTCCCCATGTGCAGAAAACAATCAACTTGTCttatatgaaaatgtacagtcgaaacacacacacgattgTTCAGCCGTCTGGTCTTCTCAACGACAAACCAACCAACATTTGCCACTTTCCACCTGTAAAATAACCGATAGGACTGAGTCTACACAATGACACTTTAGAAACAAAACCCCATTCCTTCTCCTGTTGGAGTGAAAATATTGTTTCACACAAATGACTCACACAGTATTAAGACCTTAAAATGCACATATAGAACAGAAGCACTGTTGAAAAGTTCAGTAAAGCCTGTTTATTAATGGTCAGTTTTTTTAGCggcaaagtgtgttttttaaaaatgtcacaacATGTTAACAGCGACAGGCCATAACGCATGGGGTACAAGAGTTACAAGTAGCACTGCAAGTACTGCATGGCTTTATATCATGAGCAACTGTGGAGTGACAAGATtatgtgctgtatttgtttgtacTAACACTCGGTACAAGGTTTGAAACATGGCTGACTGACAGTGGAAGCATCGGAGTGCAAGTGAGAGTAGGTAGAAAGATCCAAGACCATCCAAGAGTGAACGTTCTGCATGTATGCCAAATAAATAACTGACAATTATAATATGCAACAGCTTATATTTTCCATATATGTAGAATTTGAAATCACTATGTGCCTTCTGCTACATTCATTTATGATTTGCATACATTTTATACAATGGCATCTTTCCAATCAGAgcacagctaacagctaatttACATATGCAGTATAAATAGtacatgaaatgtttttcaatgcAAATACACAGGGAATGCATGGGGGAAGTTTCATTTATAGCTGCTCTGGTATTGGTACTGGACCCTTGTTTTGGGCTTACCCTCCCCCCCTGCCACTGATATTGAGCCAGAGGACTGAACTGTAGATCTCACAGACACGTAAAACATGGATACGATAAAATAGTCACCCTGAGTGTGGCTTATCACTAAAGCCACACTGCTTTTCATCATTCAAGCCATTAAAAATAGTAAAGGCAGCTGACATTAAAATGCAGTAAGGGTGTATGCCTCTCGCTTTGGGACATACCCCTTTAAATtccctttcaaaaaaaaaatgttaaataaataaaccaaaactaTAGGACCTGATGTAAAAGGCAAGGAATAACAGTGTGATGAGTGTCTTGCTCCAAACATCTGTATCCCTCACGGTTTGTGGAACGAAGACACGTGGTGGAGTGATAGAGAGGGAGGTTTGTATAAGGGACAAGAGGGCAGTTTAGCAGCCTCCTATTCCCGATGAGGAGGGAGCTGCCGTGGGGTTGGTGCTGCTGTTCTGGCCTTTTCCTTTGTGCCTCTGGCCACCCCTTCGCCTTCCACCTCCTCCGGACTTTGGCTGCAAGGGAGAGAGAACGAAAACATTTGATGAGGCACCTCCAAACCTCCATGTGAATTTAAAGTAATGATAGGAAGAATAAGAACATGACCggaaaacatttattcaaaatgtgtcAAGACACAAGAGTGCTAGTCTTTGAACTCAACCATCTGGCATAGTAAAACACAACCTCTCCTATTCAGGTTCTCCACTGTTCATTTTGAATTAACCCATTTTACCTTGTTCTCTTTGTTGCCCTCCTTTATCTGAGGGtcttcatctccctctcccttaGGAGTCACCGCGTAAGcaaaggagagggggagagagggtgaAGGTGTGGCGTGGCATGACGGTTAAAGTTAAAGAGTGACATGTGACAAAGCAGGATGTATTGGGTGGTGGGTAAGATATTGCaagacaagaaacacaaggggaggaaggaggacacagagcagttcacaagttagagaagagcagcagtgttAGGGCAAGTGCACACGTAGAGGCAGGAAATCCAAAGAAACGTAAAAAAGACGACACTAAATAGCACTTCACAGCGTAACCTCTTTATTGACTCGTGTCTCACCGGTTGCGTTGTGTTCGGGCCCGCTGACTGTGCTATCGTTGCTACGTCGTCGCCGGCTGCCGTGGTGCCGTCCTCTTTTCGGAGAGGTGCCTTCTTTGTAGACTGCATTTTGATTTGTGGAGGTTTGGAATTTGATGGCAAATTATTGGTGGATTGCAACAGCTGGAAAGAACGCAAGTCAATATTTGAGTCTCGACAAGATTAGAAAAATCAGCTACAGAACTcatgataacattttttttttctttttaaaagtcaTTACAAGAGTAAATTCTACATATCTCAGCCTGAGGCCTTATCTGGAAAGGATATGGTTCACAAGGGAGCAGACAAAGTAATTAATACCAAAGCATGTCTTTAATTTAAATCCTTTCCTACAATGACTAATTATAAGCGAGCGTTTTGCCCTTACACAAGAGATTATTGTTTTCCCTTCTAGTCTTTTACCTATTACATGCCTAATGAAAATAACTTAAGGTTGTAGTAGTCTGCAAAGTTGAAATTCTTGGTAAATGTAATGAATTATCTTGGGAAAGGAGATTTTCTGGTATATTCTGCTCTTACCCTGAGGGAATAAGTCATTAGCATTACAGATGTCGTCTGAAAATCATTCCATTTAATCAGGTCTTAGCCACTGGCCCCCGCCATCACTCATATCCCAATATAAGCATACATCCAGAGGGCTGTACTACCTTGGTGATGGTCCCCACGGCCTTGGTGCGTCCCTCCCTGAACACCAGCCTCTGCTCGCAGTGCAGGTATTCGGGGGTTTTGATGAAGCGGAAGTGGACTGAAGCTTTGTCCCCTGTCCGTAAGCAGTCTCTGTTCATAGACAAGATGGTGGCTGTCTGCCTTATGCTGCCACAGTGGACTGAGAGGTGCGAGATAACAGAGAGGTGATTGGATGAAAGAAAGACATGGGAACAATTAGTTTATACTAAGTACTGCAAAGGCAACAGCGAGTCACTAAACTACgcacatgtgctttgtgtgtctgtgagagctCCATTTGTTAACGGTGAGACACTGTCTAATGGTGCTGCACCATCAAACGTCATCACTGTGCAGATTTTCCCTTATTTGAATATCATCTAATTATCTAAACCAAGCAGCacttcagaaaaaaatatatgttattTGGAAAGATGGCTACAACTCTTCAAGGCACTCtgttaataacaataataatagctGCTATGGAGACGCACGCAACATGCACTTTTTGTTTACAACTCCATGACACTGTCACCTACCCATGGCCTGGTATCTGGGGGATATCGTAGTGGGATGATGCAGTACCAGGATCTCCGCCTCAAACTCCCAAGTGGCCTGTGGGCACAACCTTGGGGAAACCATCACCATGCCTTTCCTGATGGATGAACGCTTGATCTTTACAAAGAGCCACGTGACAGGAGGAGGACGCAGTCGGAAGAACAAGGAAATGTTACTTATTCAACACTGTTGCGCTATTTCTCAAAATCACATCAGTATTATACCAATGGAGCATGATatgaaagacagaagaaactAGAATAAGAACCATACGTCTGACCATGCTGGTGACACAGAATCTTACCCAAGATGAATACAAGTATTGTATCTGGTTTAAGAAGTCAGTTAATTAATTCATCATAACGCAAAAAGACCAAATTTTCCTCCTGCATGCTGCAGTGGGAAATTTTTCCCTTCCTACCTTTTTGAGAGCAAACGAGGCAGTCTGGccacctctgacctccttcACGGGCATTCTCTTGCGGTGGATTGATTTGACGGCAATGGGGATGAAGCTGCCCAAGGGGTCCGGCCCTAGTAGCATTGTATCATTCAGACGTATGAGTCCACGTAAAGTAGTTCCTGATACAACTGTTCCCACTCCCTGAGGCATAGAAAGAACATAGCCGGGGGGTTTAGATAGCACTTGGGTGGTACTGTTCTGTATGATGAGTGAGGTTTGCACTCAGAGCGTGATATTCCTCACTTTTTCTAATTCATAGAGTAAAATGAATTTGGTGATTTAGTGAGTTTGTCACTGGTCAGAGTACCGGTACTGAGTAGGTGTCGTCTATCTGAAACTCAGCCGGCTGGTCGTCCCTGTAGGAGGTCCTGGAGGAGAGCAGGTTGAGAAACATCTTGAGCAGGTCCATGTTCTCTCCGGTCACATTAGAGATCTGGAAGATGGGACACAtcctggggagggagggggggggggacacaacacacacagaaacggTTACAGAGGAGCATTTTTAGGCTCATTCCGACTCTGGGTGGGACAGACGTAGTACCTCTCCGAGCTGAAGTTTGAAGCCGTGACTATGACGTCATCCTTGTTCTGTACCAGGACGGGGATCTTCCTACAGCCGGGGGACTTCAGTAACCTCTGGAGCAGCTTCAATGTCTCTGTTATGAGCAAAGCCAGACCACAAGGATGACGGCACATAGCCTGACAATGAGCAGGttatttaatgtcattttctcCAGACCACTGACCTTGCAGGATGTTGGCTGGACACATGTCTATCTTGGTCACCACTACAAACACAGGCACGTTCAGGGCTAAGGCCAGACCCAGGTGCTCTTTGGTCATCCCTACGATACCGGCGTTACTGCCCACCTGgccaggcagggagagagaacatTTTCGTCtatattttaaatcaaagacACATTGTGAATACTAAAGACAGCTCATTTCACATTTGGATAAGTTATAAAACTGATAAAGGTTTAATCTAAATGTATCACTGTATAGATACACATGGACAGTTATAGATAAAACTGCACATGTAGGCAGACATTGTCATTGTTACCCATATATAAATACTTACAAGCATAACACCAATTTGCtattgcacacacatacacacacaaaacatatcCTCCTCCCCGACCCCCCCTTCGGACC
This genomic window from Pempheris klunzingeri isolate RE-2024b chromosome 17, fPemKlu1.hap1, whole genome shotgun sequence contains:
- the gtpbp1 gene encoding GTP-binding protein 1 isoform X1 encodes the protein MASVAAAHEPGINPGSIPLADALVPASIFAPDRGGCGDDAGDECFEDGDVINGESEDRGVDFTNKLALVSPNGEQYDSLLRQLRDRMEEGCGETIYVVGMGSDGGDWGLDEKDMEASVATVCSMCEQLDADLIPLRERNEAAGLVRDYLIRRRVGELDFLEVRVAVVGNVDAGKSTLLGVLTHGELDNGRGFARQKLFRHKHEMESGRTSSVGNDILGFDQEGQVVNKPDSHGGSLDWTKICEKSSKVITFIDLAGHEKYLKTTVFGMTGHLPDFCMLMVGSNAGIVGMTKEHLGLALALNVPVFVVVTKIDMCPANILQETLKLLQRLLKSPGCRKIPVLVQNKDDVIVTASNFSSERMCPIFQISNVTGENMDLLKMFLNLLSSRTSYRDDQPAEFQIDDTYSVPGVGTVVSGTTLRGLIRLNDTMLLGPDPLGSFIPIAVKSIHRKRMPVKEVRGGQTASFALKKIKRSSIRKGMVMVSPRLCPQATWEFEAEILVLHHPTTISPRYQAMVHCGSIRQTATILSMNRDCLRTGDKASVHFRFIKTPEYLHCEQRLVFREGRTKAVGTITKLLQSTNNLPSNSKPPQIKMQSTKKAPLRKEDGTTAAGDDVATIAQSAGPNTTQPGEGDEDPQIKEGNKENKPKSGGGGRRRGGQRHKGKGQNSSTNPTAAPSSSGIGGC
- the sgsm3 gene encoding small G protein signaling modulator 3, with product MSGTYTPAPGGPFSALTPSMWPQDILAKYHQKDPSEQSELQYDEFGFRMDTEDGGKSRSWLGTEGSPQREDPQQRLRWQAHLEFTHNHTVGDLTWELIDSVLPRSERLRSLVLGGIPHSMRPQLWMRLSGALQKKRSSEISYREIIKNSSNDDTTTAKQIEKDLLRTMPTNACFSSMTSVGVPRLRRVLRALAWLYPDIGYCQGTGMVVSCLLLFLEEEDVLWMMCALIEDLLPPSYFSSTLLGVQTDQRVLRQLIVQYLPALDRLLQEHDIELSLITLHWFLTSFASVVDIRLLLRIWDLLFYQGSLVLFQVTLGMLKIKEEELVSSENSASIFNTLSDLPSQLRDGPAVLGEAMRLAGTLSQETLEAHRHKHLAYILNEQTQLNNGNNTTLNTNLNKVVRRQSLRRKSTLSSLLFGEDEAEALKSKNIKQTELVAALREAIARTAEHFHCLDPRHCSTDLTPDYSMESHQRDHENFLVVSRNRRRRAKALLDFERHDDDELGFRKNDIITIISQKDEHCWVGELNGLRGWFPAKFVEVLDERSKEYSLAGDDSVTEAVTDLARGTLCPALKAIFQHGLKKPSILGGPCHPWLFIEEAASREVERDFNSVYSRLVLCKTYRLDEDGKVLTPEELLYRAVQSVNMSHDSAHAQMDVKFRSLVCVGLNEQVLHLWLEVLCSSMAAVEKWYHPWSFLRSPGWVQIKCELRVLSRFAFSLSQDCELPDKKEEKEQKPLKEGVQDMLVKHHLFSWDIDG
- the gtpbp1 gene encoding GTP-binding protein 1 isoform X2, with the translated sequence MASVAAAHEPGINPGSIPLADALVPASIFAPDRGGCGDDAGDECFEDGDVINGESEDRGVDFTNKLALVSPNGEQYDSLLRQLRDRMEEGCGETIYVVGMGSDGGDWGLDEKDMEASVATVCSMCEQLDADLIPLRERNEAAGLVRDYLIRRRVGELDFLEVRVAVVGNVDAGKSTLLGVLTHGELDNGRGFARQKLFRHKHEMESGRTSSVGNDILGFDQEGQVVNKPDSHGGSLDWTKICEKSSKVITFIDLAGHEKYLKTTVFGMTGHLPDFCMLMVGSNAGIVGMTKEHLGLALALNVPVFVVVTKIDMCPANILQETLKLLQRLLKSPGCRKIPVLVQNKDDVIVTASNFSSERMCPIFQISNVTGENMDLLKMFLNLLSSRTSYRDDQPAEFQIDDTYSVPGVGTVVSGTTLRGLIRLNDTMLLGPDPLGSFIPIAVKSIHRKRMPVKEVRGGQTASFALKKIKRSSIRKGMVMVSPRLCPQATWEFEAEILVLHHPTTISPRYQAMVHCGSIRQTATILSMNRDCLRTGDKASVHFRFIKTPEYLHCEQRLVFREGRTKAVGTITKLLQSTNNLPSNSKPPQIKMQSTKKAPLRKEDGTTAAGDDVATIAQSAGPNTTQPPKSGGGGRRRGGQRHKGKGQNSSTNPTAAPSSSGIGGC